The window ttatggcttcgtcaccttccaggtgtcgccCATCACAGCCCGATTTGGGGCCCTAATGGACATCCTGGGTCGAGGTGTGTTATGATTACGTTGTCTAATCCCAAGATATCATAATTTGACTTCAATTAGAGTTTTCCTATTACTTGTAATGGACTTAAAGCTAATGGAGCCGTGTTGGACAACTATGACTTGTGGTAGTACAATCCGGAGTACCCATGTAGTTCGAATCTCACTGTGATGCCTTTTTGGTCATTCTAACCACCTTGAGTGTCACATGTCATGGCCTAGAAAATCATGGTTCCACTTATAAACACAGGCAATACCTTTTTTTCCTTGATGTGAGATTTATATTCTAAAAAAACGTGATTAATCTATTATCAATGTGTGATGTGACTCttcatatatttataaaaaaataaatatcttATTATACTGCATTTGTCTCAACTTTTAGTGATCCGTTAGAGACTAGTTAACTAACGAATCATGTAACACATTATCTTAATGGATAGAATTTGAGTTTTGATTTTCCAACCATTAGTTTAATATGTTTATACGATACGACCCGTTTagataaaaaattaacatgagCATGGTAAATACAAGTCATTTGCCAAAACTAGTTACAACTATGAGCCAAAACTTACTTGACAAGCCAAATGAAAATCAAGCTCAATACATACTCCAATTGTATCAATTCGACTTAGAACCCTAACATTCATCATCAATTTTGCTGAAACTGCACTTGTTATATAAGCCGGTCATTCATATGATTGTAACTTAAGCTCGATACAACTTAACTCAACTTTCTTTCAACGTGTTCAAGCTTGACTCATAAAAAGCACAAATTAAATCAAGCCAAAACTCGATAGATTTTCTCATATATAAGTGATATCGAAAAAATGAGGATAAAACTTATGATCTCAAGTGCAAGAGTGAATATTCTTAAGGGGTTGAGGGAGTGgactaagtctcacaatgagttatcaataatgtgattcaaatttgcttttgacaagaatcgaatataagacatctcacttactagtgaagaaaaataccacCAACCATAATACTAAGTAACAACAAGCTCAATTTAATCATTATGATATTCGGCTTGGCCTGACTTGTTAAGACTGTTTACTaacggatttggatcccatccggattTAAATTGTGAGAATCCTATGAATCCTTACATCTTAGCCATTCATCATGCacgatcagaaatcatttgactttttttatttaaaattaaacataaatagtatatgacaaaaactgatcgcacaatatacaatgaacggtTAAAATGTGAGAATTCCTAAGATCTTCACAAAGTGGATAAAGATTCTCTTCCTTTACCAACTACTAAATACAAGAGCCAATTTTAGGGAGGGGCAAAACCGTCAGTGCAGAAGTAATGATAATCTAGTGTGAGGAAGAGCAAGCAATAGCTAAAAATTCCGTTTCCTCCCATGTTTTCTCAGATGGTCTTTGTTCCTGTGTTCGTAGTGAGAACTGAGTAGAAATCGCCGACTTCTGATTTTCCCCTCGAAGGTAATTTACATTTTCTGATGAGCTCCTGCTTTCTGGTTGGCTTTTTCATGGATTCAAATCCtcgatcatttttttttccttacaaATTTAGGGTTTCGGCTTGTTAGttaatttgttattttattgatgatttGATACTCGGCTTCGATTTTTCTTGAATCAACGTGAATTTTGGTGATAATTATCAccaaatatttgatttttttgggggggaatttgtgtttaattgcatctaTGTCGATGGTTTTTAAAAGAATTGAAATTTGGGATTTATTTACTTTCTTCCCCGAATGCTTAGTATGCTACTGTGGATAAATTTCTCCAAGAAATGAAATTTGGGTTTGCAGTAATGGTCACTTTGTAAGATTCGAACCCTGTAAAGCTTAAATTTTGATTACCCATAGCGGAAGAGGACaatgtagtttctttttgtgtctTGCATTGTATAAGCTGAAAGATTGTTTAGCGAACGGGGCGTGAATGCTGATATATGTGTTATTTGCCTGCAGTTTTTGTTGTGCCAGGTTAGTAGATAGTCATGGACTCCTTGGACCCCGCAGAGCGTAGGTATTTGGAGGATGAGGATACTCCTCTGGTGAAGACACTTAAGGGTGCAACAAATGGATTTGTTACTGGAACTATCTTTGGAACCATAGTTGCTACTTGGTATGATGTGCCTCGTGTTGAGAGAAATGTTGCTCTTCCTGGGTTGATAAGGACCCTGAGGATGATGGGAAACTACGGGGTAACATTTGCTGCAATTGGGGGAGTGTACATTGGCGTTGAGCAGCTTGTACAGAATTATCGGATGAAAAGAGACTTTATCAATGGAGCTGTTGGTGGTTTTGTTGCTGGGTCTACTGTTCTAGGTTACAGAGGTGAGGATTTCTTGTGATCCTATATTTCTTATTTGAACTTTGAATTCCTGCTATCATGATTGGTAATCTCTAGTAATGTGATCTTATAATATTT is drawn from Malus domestica chromosome 14, GDT2T_hap1 and contains these coding sequences:
- the LOC103430996 gene encoding outer envelope pore protein 16-3, chloroplastic/mitochondrial-like, whose amino-acid sequence is MDSLDPAERRYLEDEDTPLVKTLKGATNGFVTGTIFGTIVATWYDVPRVERNVALPGLIRTLRMMGNYGVTFAAIGGVYIGVEQLVQNYRMKRDFINGAVGGFVAGSTVLGYRGKSISTAISAGAALAVTSALIDAGGQTTRIDNGKEYYPYTTKNRSTADS